The following coding sequences are from one Epinephelus moara isolate mb chromosome 7, YSFRI_EMoa_1.0, whole genome shotgun sequence window:
- the LOC126392918 gene encoding bromodomain adjacent to zinc finger domain protein 2B isoform X3, which produces MEFGERLASPSSAPSSLHMASSSASSSPAPPQTPSTKSSPAPSPAGSSPLTTCGHPIQVTGDERLNMSGSSNGFPLVSRPAFGLYTSSSGRSEFGGLGSLGLSALAAHSQFGTFPDWWRPSEAHSRGAAAFFPPLLGLHPAFASTFKSHDPIHLQSRTSVSVGVIGTVNGRSASSPTGNSAVNTSSFPTKGSMEKIKNNSSRIQKNSQDPGKLHQKIIQKTKEKRPNKRPLEISSMSGSQSGSLSDSSSDGEESSSDPDDMEEEGEDEEDNDEDEDDQSNDSEDSDSEKESRVERKVKRLTQNTSESKKKRPCTADGNTTPDSHRETLTSPHRLQSSSHPAGLSQSAALFLQSSRIAEEKGQQHISVIQATGLAAGNSPLAPSHREASPLRSRSSPNPVSFSNSPKHSHPSTSQKHFSHSSSPKHGSVSSSPKPHPLCSPAKPLPLCSSPKPVSLSFSPRPPTPSASQKPPHKPKFLMPSLKHTQLADGMKESSGNPSDERLLHLNSFKLKQSLHSKDSVKQAFSLRPKNQNWHKSHKNSASSSSSQTQHKHSSDTLSSHLLSLPHSDDTNLFLSHHLNGAIHSAVQDAPLALITKPRSQSSTPSSKPLLVATSPPCPMPINLSTGTKDMSGSSASPLKSSASSSLAHRPRKTKTPKSLHLVKSLSKPSSSCPPVDLVRGSESDIHSSKDSDDSLGDDLDDDDEDNEDDIDDEDSGSSLSESESNLDSDSDGSEDDMKERSETAADSDAERTPLKRTKAPLSSHKSTLNLSANCSLLNLQIVKPPSLSSGLLTSTTVTSSGAAGNHSTLSPSFTFATLPGPGKRRRVTDERVLRLPLEFGWQRETRIRTVAGRLQGEVAYFAPCGKKLRQYPDVMKYLLRNGITEISRDNFSFSTKIKVGDFYEAREGPEGLQWVLLAEEEIAPSIIAMDGRRSRCTQSERQPIGDGNGSRQWKSHPLSIGENSFQDVGDAKLLRKLEAQEIARQAAQIKMMRKLEKQAMAQAAKEARKQQAIMAAEERRKKREQMKILKQQEKIKRIQQIRMEKELRAQQILEAKRKKKEEAANAKILEAEKRNKEKEMRRLQAVILKHQELERHRLDMERERRRQHMMLMKAVEARKKAEEKERLKKEKKDEKRLNKERKLELRRLELEKAKELKKPNEDMCLADHKPLPELSRIPGLVLPGSTFSDCLMVLQFLRSFGKVLRLDINPNMLSLSDLQEGLLNTGDSMGKVQDLLVSMLSAAVCDPGIPAGHKNKTALGDHLTNVGINRDNVSEILQIYMEAHCEQTELAALALSLRTKAFQAHSPSQKASMLAFLVNELCCSKAVISEIDKNIDHMTNLRKDKWVVEGKLRKLRSIHAKKTGKRDSSVGGEDSHTFVIPTARNKGKRKDGDSEEEEDEDDDSEDQGDDDDDEEEESGGKKGKKAEICEEEDDSVHSASMEELEKQIEKTYKQQIQIRQKLFDSSHSLRSMTIGQDRYKRRYWVLPHCSGIFVEGMESGEGHEEVEKEKKRKRTAQVIRVKEEQQEEAKTPVVSSPAQSTDGDTTTPESQQDKDSLNLFLQKPGSFSKLSKLLEVAKMAQDSDINSHNSHSAKVPTTHPSCPASQTATNQQGLIDKSDTSVPSLLSAPQLRSSPWITCGPQSVLHEDQLSKILMEKSNQWFSLLPRSPCDESSFTSGSSPPASSSPLQTISTKSPSSLSPNPRASASSSAPAGINNLQPSVLQQVKSGIHQSRLTRCDVSGAAPSPSLPSSGASLLPVLDLASQHAEDDASRAISLANNNSVNKSETPEPLSDKPDCASFPAVEVAKTQDYPSPQPIPEEMLCGWWRVADTEELHSLVKALHSRGIREKALQKQIQKHMEYTTQLCANSKDAFDVSELEKQEMSEETVESWCVEEQAMEVDISLLQRVEALERKVISASLQVKGWMHPEPQSEREDLVYHEHKLSFSPAPEKKGQRETSQEELSGTVVRRPDNPLDIAVIRLAELERNIERSSEEEVAPGMRMWRKALGEVRSSAQLSLCIQQLQKSIAWERSIMKVHCQLCQKGDNEELLLLCDGCDKGCHTYCHKPKITTVPDGDWYCPTCVAKESGQSPRSRKQQSRTAGGGKKGSEVKRNSKPSVVGELIKEEAASSTSVPKKGTKEFKKRKGDDSPPSAQASHDSPVSCGKKAKTAKDNNTNALAMCRVLLAELEAHQDAWPFLTPVNQKAVPGYRKVIKKPMDFSTIREKLTNNQYLNLESFIVDVNLVFDNCEKFNEDDSEIGRAGHSMRRFFDKRWTELLE; this is translated from the exons ATGGAGTTTGGTGAGCGGCTGGCCTCCCCATCCTCGGCCCCGTCCTCCCTTCACATGGCCTCCTCTTCAGCCAGCTCCTCTCCTGCTCCACCCCAGACACCCTCCACAAAAAGCAGCCCGGCCCCTAGCCCTGCGGGCAGCTCCCCTCTCACCACCTGTG GCCATCCAATCCAGGTAACAGGAGATGAACGTTTAAATATGTCTGGCAGCTCCAATGGTTTTCCTTTGGTCAGCCGTCCAGCCTTTGGGCTCTACACGTCAAGTTCAGGCCGCTCTGAGTTCGGAGGCCTAGGAAGTCTGGGTCTGTCTGCATTGGCTGCTCACTCCCAGTTTGGTACATTTCCAG ACTGGTGGCGGCCATCTGAGGCACATTCCAGAGGAGCGGCAGCCTTCTTCCCTCCTCTTCTGGGTCTACATCCTGCGTTTGCGTCAACATTCAAAAGCCACGATCCCATTCACTTGCAGTCGCGTACCTCAG tTTCTGTAGGCGTAATTGGGACAGTGAATGGTAGGAGTGCTTCTTCACCTACTGGGAACTCTGCTGTGAACACCAGTTCATTTCCAACAAAGGGAAGCatggagaaaattaaaaacaacagtagTCGGATTCAAAAGAACAGCCAGGACCCGGGCAAACTGCACCAGAAGATCattcagaaaacaaaagaaaag aGACCCAACAAAAGACCACTAGAGATCTCCAGCATGAGTGGCAGCCAATCAGGATCATTGTCAGATAGCTCCAGTGATGGCGAGGAGAGCAGCAGTGATCCTGAtgacatggaggaggagggagaggacgaggaggacaatgatgaagatgaggatgatCAGAGCAATGATAGTGAGGACTCTGATTCAGAAAAAGAGAGTCGAGTGGAAAGGAAAGTCAAG CGGCTGACACAGAACACTTCTGAGAGTAAAAAGAAGAGACCTTGCACTGCCGATGGAAATACAACGCCAGACAGCCATCGGGAGACTTTGACTTCCCCGCACCGCCTGCAGTCCTCTTCTCATCCTGCTGGCCTGTCACAGTCCGCAGCGCTCTTCCTCCAGAGCTCCAGGATTGCAGAGGAGAAAGGCCAGCAGCACATCAGTGTCATCCAGGCCACAGGGTTGGCAGCCGGCAACAGTCCCCTAGCACCGTCCCACAGGGAGGCCTCTCCTCTGCGCTCCAGGTCCTCACCCAACCCTGTCTCCTTCTCCAACTCACCGAAACACTCACATCCTTCCACCTCACAAAAGCACTTCTCTCATTCGTCCTCACCGAAGCATggctctgtctcctcctctccaaaacctCACCCTCTCTGTTCCCCTGCGAAGCCCCTGCCTCTGTGTTCCTCACCCAAGcctgtctccctctccttttcacCCAGACCACCAACACCGTCAGCCTCACAAAAGCCTCCACATAAACCTAAATTCCTGATGCCCTCTCTGAAGCACACCCAGCTGGCTGATGGCATGAAGGAGAGCAGTGGAAACCCTTCTGATGAAAGATTGTTACACTTGaacagttttaaattaaaacag TCCCTCCACTCCAAGGACTCTGTGAAGCAAGCGTTCTCCCTGCGACCTAAGAACCAGAACTGGcataaaagtcacaaaaacTCAGCATCCTCCTCATCGTCGCAGACACAGCATAAACATTCATCAGATACCTTGAGCAGTCATTTACTGTCTCTCCCACACAGCGATGACACCAATCTGTTCTTGAGCCATCACCTTAATGGAGCGATCCACAGCGCAGTTCAGGATGCCCCTTTGGCTCTCATCACCAAGCCCCGCAGCCAGAGCAGCACCCCCAGTAGCAAGCCCCTCCTGGTAGCCACCAGCCCTCCCTGTCCCATGCCCATCAACCTGAGCACTGGTACTAAGGACATGTCTGGCAGCTCTGCTTCCCCACTTAAATCATCAGCCTCATCAAGTCTTGCTCACAGACCAAGAAAGACCAAGACTCCCAAGTCTCTGCATCTAGTGAAGAGCCTGTCTAAACCCAGCTCATCCTGTCCACCTGTGGACTTGGTCAGAGGCAGTGAGTCTGATATCCACAGCAGCAAAGACTCAGACGATTCTTTAGGAGATGACTTGGATGACGACGATGAAGACAATGAAGATGATATTGACGATGAAGATTCTGGCAGTAGCCTGTCAG AGTCAGAGAGCAATCTGGATAGCGATTCTGATGGCTCCGAGGATGATATGAAGGAGCGCAgtgagacagcagcagacagcgaTGCAGAAAGGACTCCCCTGAAACGCACTAAAGCGCCCTTGTCTTCTCACAAGTCCACCTTGAACCTCTCAGCCAACTGCTCCCTGCTTAACCTGCAGATCGTCAAGCCTCCTAGTTTATCTAGTGGTCTGCTCACCTCCACCACAGTGACCAGTTCAGGGGCAGCGGGTAACCACAGCACCCTATCGCCATCCTTCACGTTTGCCACGCTGCCAG GAccagggaagaggaggagagtaACAGATGAGAGAGTTCTGCGGTTGCCTCTTGAGTTTGG GTGGCAGAGAGAGACCCGTATCAGGACTGTCGCAGGTCGTCTACAAGGAGAGGTGGCTTATTTTGCTCCATGTGGGAAGAAGCTGCGTCAGTACCCTGATGTAATGAAG TACTTACTGCGGAATGGAATAACTGAAATCTCACGGGATAACTTCAGCTTCAGTACGAAAATTAAAGTTGGTGACTTTTATGAAGCCAGAGAGGGACCAGAG GGTTTACAGTGGGTCCTGCTGGCAGAGGAGGAGATCGCTCCAAGTATCATAGCGATGGACGGGAGGCGCAGCAGGTGCACACAGTCTGAGCGGCAGCCAATAGGTGATGGGAATGGGTCCAGACAGTGGAAGTCTCATCCTCTTAGTATTGGTGAAAATAGCTTCCAAGATGTCGGTGATGCAAAGCTGCTACGCAAACTGGAGGCTCAAG AAATAGCTCGACAGGCAGCTCAGATCAAAATGATGAGGAAGCTCGAGAAGCAGGCCATGGCGCAAGCAGCCAAAGAGGCAAGGAAACAACAAG CAATAATGGCCGCAGAGGAGAGGCGGAAAAAGAGGGAGCAGATGAAGATTCTTAAACAGCAA GAGAAGATCAAGCGCATTCAGCAAATTCGTATGGAGAAAGAACTCCGTGCACAGCAAATTCTCGAG gcaaaaagaaagaagaaagaagaagcaGCCAATGCCAAAATATTGGAGGCTGAGAAGCGAAATAAG GAGAAGGAGATGCGAAGACTGCAAGCTGTCATACTGAAGCACCAG GAGTTGGAGAGGCATAGACTAGATATG GAGAGGGAAAGACGCAGGCAGCACATGATGCTCATGAAGGCTGTAGAGGCCCGTAAGAAGGCGGAG GAGAAGGAGCGTctgaagaaagagaaaaaggacGAGAAACGGTTAAACAAGGAGAGGAAACTGGAGCTCAGAAGACTGGAGCTGGAAAAAGCAAAAGAGCTAAAGAAACCAAATGAAGACATGTGTTTAGCAGATCATAAG CCACTTCCAGAGTTGTCCCGCATCCCTGGTCTGGTCTTACCAGGGAGTACTTTCTCCGACTGCCTGATGGTGCTGCAGTTTCTGCGCAGCTTTGGGAAGGTCCTGAGGTTAGACATAAACCCAAACATGCTCAGTCTAAGTGACCTTCAGGAGGGGTTGCTCAACACTGGGGACAGTATGGGCAAGGTGCAGGACCTGCTGGTGAGCATGCTCTCCGCAGCTGTGTGTGATCCTGGCATACCTGCAGGTCACAAG AATAAAACCGCCTTGGGGGACCACCTGACCAATGTGGGGATCAACCGGGACAACGTGTCTGAGATCCTTCAGATCTACATGGAGGCTCACTGCGAGCAGACAGAGCTGGCTGCTCTGGCCCTCAGCCTCAGGACCAAGGCGTTTCAGGCCCACAGCCCGTCACAGAAGGCCTCCATGCTCGCGTTCCTGGTTAATGAGCTCTGCTGCAGTAAGGCTGTGATCAG TGAGATCGACAAAAACATAGATCACATGACCAACCTGAGGAAGGATAAGTGGGTCGTGGAGGGAAAACTTCGCAA aCTGAGGAGCATTCACGCCAAGAAGACCGGGAAGAGAGACAGCAGTGTGGGGGGAGAAGACAGCCACACATTTGTCATCCCCACTGCCAGAAACAAAGGCAAAAGGAAAGATGGggacagtgaggaggaggaggacgaggatgACGACAGTGAAGACCAAGGAGACGACGACGACGATGAGGAAGAAGAATCGGGGGGGAAGAAGGGGAAGAAAGCTGAGATATGTGAAGAGGAG GATGACAGTGTACACTCAGCCAgcatggaggagctggagaaacAGATCGAGAAAACATACAAG CAACAGATTCAGATCAGACAGAAGTTATTCGACTCGTCTCACTCTCTGCGCTCCATGACGATTGGACAGGATCGCTACAAGAGACGATACTGGGTCCTTCCGCACTGTAGTGGCATCTTTGTGGAGGGCATGGAAAGCGGTGAAG GTCATGAAGAggtggagaaagagaagaaaagaaagaggactGCCCAGGTGATCAGGGTAaaagaagagcagcaggaagAAGCAAAGACACCAGTGGTCTCCAGCCCAGCGCAGAGCACAGACGGCGATACAACCACACCGGAGAGCCAGCAGGACAAAGACAGTCTCAATCTCTTCCTCCAGAAACCCGGCTCCTTCTCCAAGCTCAGCAAACTCCTTGAAGTAGCCAAAATGGCTCAAGATTCAGACATCAATTCTCACAACAGTCACTCTGCTAAAGTCCCTACTACTCATCCCTCATGTCCCGCCTCTCAGACAGCCACTAATCAGCAGGGACTGATAGATAAATCAGATACTTCAGTGCCATCTCTGCTTAGTGCGCCACAGCTCAGAAGTAGTCCCTGGATTACCTGCGGCCCTCAGTCTGTCCTTCATGAGGACCAGCTCTCCAAAATACTGATGGAAAAGAGCAACCAGTGGTTTAGCCTCTTGCCTCGCTCTCCTTGCGATGAGTCCTCCTTCACCTCCGGCTCCAGCCCtccagcctcctcctctccacttcAGACCATCAGCACCAaatccccctcctccctctcccctaATCCCCGGGCTTCAGCCAGTTCCAGCGCTCCTGCTGGGATCAATAACCTGCAGCCGTCTGTCCTTCAG CAAGTCAAGTCTGGCATTCATCAAAGCAGGCTGACGAGGTGCGATGTGTCCGGCGCAGCACCAAGTCCCAGCCTGCCCTCCTCTGGTGCTTCTCTACTCCCCGTGTTGGATCTGGCCTCCCAGCATGCAGAAGATGATGCCAGCAGGGCCATCTCTCTGGCAAATAACAACTCTGTCAACAAGAGCGAGACCCCAGAGCCCCTGAGTGACAAGCCCGATTGTGCATCGTTCCCTGCTGTGGAAGTGGCCAAGACCCAGGACTACCCTAGTCCCCAGCCTATCCCCGAGG AGATGCTGTGTGGCTGGTGGAGGGTGGCAGACACGGAGGAGCTGCACAGTCTGGTCAAGGCCCTTCATAGCCGAGGCATCAGAGAGAAGGCCTTGCAGAAACAGATCCAGAAACATATGGAGTATACGACCCAGCTCTGTGCAAACAGCAAAGATG CGTTTGATGTGTCAGAGCTGGAGAAGCAGGAGATGAGCGAGGAGACAGTGGAGAGTTGGTGTGTTGAGGAGCAGGCGATGGAGGTGGACATCAGCCTGCTGCAGCGTGTCGAGGCTCTGGAGAGGAAAGTCATCTCTGCCAGCCTGCAGGTCAAG GGATGGATGCATCCCGAGCCCCAGTCAGAGAGGGAGGATCTGGTTTATCATGAGCACAAGCTCTCCTTTTCCCCCGCTCCAGAGAagaaaggacagagagaaaccAGCCAGGAGGAACTCTCTGGAACGGTGGTGCGGCGGCCCGACAATCCCCTTGATATAGCTGTCATCAGGCTGGCAGAGCTGGAGAGGAACATTGAGCGCAG CAGCGAGGAGGAGGTGGCACCTGGGATGAGGATGTGGCGTAAAGCCCTCGGTGAAGTCCGCAGTTCTGCTCAGCTGTCACTCTGCATTCAGCAGCTACAGAAATCCATTGCCTGGGAACGATCCATCATGAAAGTG CACTGCCAGCTCTGTCAGAAAGGAGATAACGAAGAACTGCTCTTACTCTGTGATGGCTGTGACAAAGGCTGCCACACTTACTGCCACAAACCCAAGATCACTACAGTACCTGACGGCGACTGGTATTGTCCCACCTGTGTAGCGAAG GAGAGTGGACAATCCCCCCGGAGTAGGAAGCAACAGAGCCGAACAGCTGGAGGAGGGAAGAAAGGCAGCGAGGTAAAACGAAACAGTAAGCCATCTGTGGTAGGAGAGCTCATCAAAGAGGAGGCTGCCAGCAGCACCAGCGTGCCAAAGAAAGGTACCAAGGAGTTcaagaagaggaaaggagacgACAGCCCGCCCAGCGCCCAGGCCAGCCATGACAGCCCTGTCTCATGCGGGAAAAAAGCCAAGACGGCCAAAGACAACAACACAAATGCGCTCGCAATGTGCCG AGTGCTGCTGGCTGAGCTGGAGGCCCATCAGGACGCTTGGCCCTTCCTCACGCCCGTCAACCAGAAAGCCGTCCCTGGTTACAGGAAGGTCATCAAAAAGCCCATGGACTTCTCCACCATCAGAGAAAAGCTCACCAACAACCA GTACTTGAATCTGGAGAGTTTCATCGTAGACGTGAACCTGGTTTTCGATAACTGTGAAAAATTCAACGAAGACGATTCAGAAATCGGACGAGCCGGCCACAGCATGAGGAGATTTTTCGACAAACGATGGACTGAACTGCTGGAGTAA